From the Burkholderia ubonensis genome, one window contains:
- the lapB gene encoding lipopolysaccharide assembly protein LapB: MDLDFWWLLAIPVAFALGWAASRYDLKSLLSESANLPRSYFRGLNFLLNEQPDKAIDAFIEVAKLDPETVELHFALGNLFRRRGETDRAIRVHQNLLSRTDLPVNERDHALYELGQDFLKAGLLDRAEETFHMLVEGDRALGAQRALLTIYEIEKDWNKSIETAKRIESMGAGSLGTEIAQFHCELAQEALQRKNAAAATEQLRLALAANPQNVRATILSGDAAAAAGDHAAAIDHWKRVESQNPAYLPLVADKLMKAYVALDRAGEGAELLMDYVDRYPSNDLLDTAYQHIAGLRGQDAAHLLARTQMEKSPNLSGMLHLLDAQIATADEARRKELEMMRALIKQRTKNLPRYTCQNCGFRARLFYWQCPGCSGWETYAPRRVEPAVPN; the protein is encoded by the coding sequence ATGGATCTGGATTTCTGGTGGTTGCTCGCGATTCCGGTCGCATTCGCACTCGGCTGGGCGGCGTCACGCTATGACCTGAAGAGTCTCCTGTCGGAGAGCGCGAACCTGCCGCGCTCGTATTTCCGCGGCCTGAATTTTCTGCTGAACGAACAACCCGACAAGGCGATCGACGCGTTCATCGAGGTCGCGAAGCTCGACCCCGAAACGGTCGAGCTGCACTTCGCGCTCGGCAACCTGTTCCGCCGTCGCGGCGAAACGGATCGCGCGATTCGCGTGCACCAGAACCTGCTGAGCCGCACCGACCTGCCCGTCAACGAACGCGACCACGCGCTGTACGAGCTCGGCCAGGACTTCCTGAAGGCCGGCCTGCTCGATCGCGCGGAAGAAACCTTCCACATGCTGGTCGAAGGCGACCGTGCACTCGGCGCGCAGCGTGCGCTCCTGACGATCTACGAGATCGAGAAGGACTGGAACAAGTCGATCGAAACCGCGAAGCGCATCGAGTCGATGGGCGCGGGTTCTCTCGGCACCGAGATCGCGCAGTTCCACTGCGAGCTCGCGCAGGAGGCGCTGCAACGCAAGAACGCGGCGGCTGCCACGGAGCAGCTGCGGCTCGCGCTGGCCGCGAATCCGCAGAACGTCCGCGCGACGATCCTGTCCGGCGACGCCGCGGCGGCGGCCGGCGACCATGCGGCCGCGATCGACCACTGGAAACGCGTCGAGTCGCAGAACCCGGCCTACCTGCCGCTCGTCGCGGACAAGCTGATGAAGGCTTATGTCGCGCTCGACCGGGCCGGCGAGGGCGCCGAGCTGCTGATGGACTATGTCGACCGCTACCCGTCGAACGACCTGCTCGACACGGCGTACCAGCACATCGCCGGACTGCGCGGCCAGGATGCCGCGCACCTGCTCGCGCGCACGCAGATGGAAAAGTCGCCGAACCTGTCGGGCATGCTGCACCTGCTCGACGCGCAGATCGCGACGGCCGACGAAGCGCGCCGTAAGGAACTTGAAATGATGCGTGCGCTGATCAAGCAGCGCACCAAGAATCTGCCACGGTATACGTGCCAGAATTGCGGTTTCCGGGCGCGGCTCTTCTACTGGCAATGCCCCGGATGCAGCGGCTGGGAAACCTATGCGCCGCGTCGCGTCGAACCCGCCGTGCCGAACTGA
- a CDS encoding integration host factor subunit beta — protein MTKSELVAQLASRFPQLVLKDADFAVKTMLDAMSDALSKGHRIEIRGFGSFGLNRRPARVGRNPKSGEKVQVPEKFVPHFKPGKELRERVDGRAGEPLKADEPDDDR, from the coding sequence ATGACCAAATCCGAGTTGGTCGCGCAGCTGGCATCGCGATTTCCGCAACTTGTCCTCAAGGATGCGGATTTCGCGGTGAAAACGATGCTCGATGCGATGTCCGATGCTCTGTCCAAAGGGCATCGCATCGAAATTCGGGGTTTCGGCAGCTTCGGTCTCAACCGTCGCCCGGCCCGCGTCGGTCGCAACCCGAAGTCGGGGGAAAAAGTGCAGGTGCCCGAGAAGTTCGTGCCGCACTTCAAGCCCGGCAAGGAATTGCGCGAACGCGTCGACGGCCGTGCAGGTGAGCCGCTGAAGGCCGACGAGCCGGACGACGATCGCTGA
- a CDS encoding DUF2059 domain-containing protein: MQKQFKRLVLLAALVPTFAMAQSLSNPAPAPAAAAPIDADKKAAIKDLLDAIDAPKLVSAIGNSAEMQAKQLVPAILSDALSENKTLNDKQKQAAVPTLQKNAVPKLVDGAGKVFSTQAFNNDAMQAQYDAYAKYYSTSEIKDLTTFYKSTTGRKFIQVQDQVGRDVVNGLMQKYMPQAIQATRAQADKEVSAVKPGK; the protein is encoded by the coding sequence ATGCAAAAGCAATTCAAGCGACTGGTCCTGCTGGCTGCACTGGTGCCGACGTTCGCGATGGCGCAATCGCTGTCGAACCCCGCGCCGGCTCCGGCGGCAGCTGCGCCGATCGACGCCGACAAGAAGGCTGCGATCAAGGACCTGCTCGACGCGATCGACGCGCCGAAGCTCGTGTCGGCAATCGGCAACAGCGCTGAAATGCAGGCGAAGCAACTGGTGCCGGCGATCCTGTCGGACGCGCTGTCGGAAAACAAGACGCTGAACGACAAGCAGAAGCAGGCTGCGGTCCCGACGCTGCAGAAGAACGCGGTGCCGAAGCTGGTCGACGGCGCGGGCAAGGTGTTCTCGACGCAGGCGTTCAACAACGACGCGATGCAGGCTCAGTACGACGCGTACGCGAAGTACTACAGCACGTCGGAGATCAAGGACCTGACGACGTTCTACAAGAGCACGACGGGCCGCAAGTTCATCCAGGTGCAGGATCAGGTCGGCCGCGACGTGGTCAACGGCCTGATGCAGAAGTACATGCCGCAAGCGATCCAGGCGACGCGCGCGCAGGCTGACAAGGAAGTTTCCGCAGTCAAGCCGGGCAAGTAA
- the pheA gene encoding prephenate dehydratase: MDDELNSRLKPLRDRIDAIDAQLIELLNQRAAVALEVGEVKKHFNAPVFRPERELQVINRLQDMSAGPLASEHISAIWREIMAASRALEQTIHVAFLGPVGTYSEQAMFEYFGQSIEGLPCPSIDEVFRSVEAGAAAFGVAPVENSTEGAVSRTLDLLLQTQLLISGELALPIHHNLLTQNGTLDGVKRVCAHAQALAQCQQWLSANAPQLERQAVASNAEAARLAAADPTVAAIAGDRAAAHYGLQIAFSLIQDDPHNRTRFVIVGKQPAGPSGHDQTSLIVSVKNEPGAVFKLLEPLARHGVSMTRFESRPARVGTWEYYFYIDIEGHRDDASVTAALSELGRKAAFLKILGSYPRAR; this comes from the coding sequence ATGGACGACGAACTGAATTCCCGCCTGAAACCGCTGCGCGACCGCATCGATGCGATCGATGCGCAGCTGATCGAGCTCCTGAACCAGCGCGCCGCGGTGGCGCTCGAGGTAGGCGAGGTCAAGAAGCACTTCAACGCGCCGGTGTTCCGGCCGGAACGCGAGCTGCAGGTGATCAACCGCCTGCAGGACATGAGCGCGGGGCCGCTTGCGAGCGAGCACATCAGCGCGATCTGGCGCGAGATCATGGCCGCGAGCCGCGCGCTCGAGCAGACGATCCACGTCGCGTTCCTCGGGCCGGTCGGCACGTACAGCGAACAGGCGATGTTCGAGTATTTCGGCCAGTCGATCGAAGGACTGCCGTGCCCGTCGATCGACGAGGTGTTCCGCTCGGTCGAGGCGGGCGCCGCGGCGTTCGGCGTCGCGCCGGTCGAGAATTCGACCGAGGGCGCGGTGTCGCGCACGCTCGACCTGCTGCTGCAGACGCAGCTGCTGATCAGCGGTGAACTCGCGCTGCCGATCCACCACAACCTGCTCACGCAGAACGGCACGCTCGACGGCGTGAAGCGCGTGTGCGCGCACGCGCAGGCGCTGGCCCAGTGCCAGCAATGGCTGTCGGCGAACGCGCCGCAACTCGAGCGGCAGGCGGTCGCGAGCAATGCCGAGGCGGCGCGCCTCGCGGCGGCCGATCCGACGGTTGCAGCGATTGCCGGCGACCGCGCGGCCGCGCATTACGGCCTGCAGATCGCGTTCTCGCTGATCCAGGACGATCCGCACAACCGCACCCGTTTCGTGATCGTCGGCAAGCAGCCGGCGGGGCCGAGCGGCCACGACCAGACCTCGCTGATCGTGTCGGTGAAGAACGAGCCGGGCGCGGTGTTCAAGCTGCTCGAGCCGCTCGCGCGGCACGGCGTGTCGATGACCCGCTTCGAGTCGCGCCCGGCGCGCGTCGGCACGTGGGAGTACTACTTCTACATCGACATCGAAGGGCACCGGGACGACGCGTCGGTCACGGCCGCGCTCTCGGAACTCGGCCGGAAGGCCGCGTTCCTGAAGATTCTCGGTTCGTATCCGCGCGCGCGCTGA
- the cmk gene encoding (d)CMP kinase: MKSNRPFHPTPVITIDGPTASGKGTVAALVAAHLGFHLLDSGALYRLAALASMRYDIAAEDVDALVKLIDDLHITFREGCAQLDGADVSNDIRAEAVGNRASAIAVHAPVRTALVARQRAFRKTPGLVADGRDMGTVIFPDAVLKVFLTASVEARAARRHKQLMQKGFSANIDDLLRDLRERDARDSNRAAAPLKPAADAKLLDTSALSIDQAVDQVLQWYRALGQPA; this comes from the coding sequence ATGAAATCCAACCGACCCTTTCACCCGACCCCGGTCATCACGATCGACGGCCCGACCGCTTCCGGCAAGGGCACCGTCGCGGCGCTCGTCGCCGCCCACCTCGGCTTTCACCTGCTCGACAGCGGCGCGCTGTACCGTCTCGCCGCGCTGGCGAGCATGCGCTACGACATCGCGGCCGAGGACGTCGACGCGCTCGTGAAACTGATCGACGATCTTCATATCACGTTCCGCGAAGGCTGCGCGCAGCTCGACGGCGCGGACGTGTCGAACGACATTCGCGCGGAAGCGGTCGGCAATCGCGCGTCCGCGATTGCCGTGCACGCGCCGGTGCGCACCGCACTCGTTGCCCGCCAGCGCGCGTTCCGCAAGACGCCGGGCCTCGTCGCGGACGGCCGCGACATGGGCACGGTGATCTTCCCGGACGCCGTGCTGAAGGTGTTCCTGACGGCCAGCGTGGAGGCGCGCGCGGCCAGACGGCATAAGCAATTGATGCAAAAAGGTTTTTCTGCTAATATTGATGACTTGCTCCGGGATCTCCGTGAGCGCGACGCGCGCGACAGCAATCGCGCGGCCGCGCCGCTGAAGCCCGCGGCAGATGCCAAGCTGCTCGATACGTCGGCGCTTTCGATCGACCAGGCGGTCGATCAGGTGCTGCAGTGGTACCGGGCGCTCGGCCAGCCCGCCTGA
- the serC gene encoding 3-phosphoserine/phosphohydroxythreonine transaminase: protein MRVFNFSAGPAAMPEEVLRQAADEMLDWHGSGMSVMEMSHRGKEFMSIHETALADLRELLDVPASHRILFLQGGGIAENAVVPMNLLGSRKTADFVVTGSWSQKSFSEAKKYGTPHLAATGKTDAGYTRAPARAEWQLSDDPAYVHLCTNETIDGVETFEIPDLGDVPLVADVSSHILSRPMDVAKYGVLFGGAQKNIGMAGVTLVIVREDLLDRALSICPSAFEWKTVAANNSLYNTPPTYAIYIAGLVFQWLKRQGGLKAIEARNIEKAKLLYDTIDASSFYLNKVEPAARSRMNVPFFLADETRNEDFLAGAKARGLLQLKGHKSVGGMRASIYNAVPLEGVKALVEYMKDFEQHRA, encoded by the coding sequence ATGCGCGTCTTTAATTTCTCCGCCGGCCCCGCGGCGATGCCCGAGGAAGTGCTGCGGCAAGCCGCCGACGAAATGCTCGACTGGCATGGCAGCGGCATGAGCGTGATGGAGATGAGCCATCGCGGCAAGGAATTCATGTCGATCCACGAAACGGCGCTCGCCGACCTGCGCGAGCTGCTCGACGTGCCGGCGAGCCACCGGATCCTGTTCCTGCAGGGCGGCGGCATCGCGGAAAACGCCGTCGTGCCGATGAACCTGCTCGGGTCGCGCAAGACGGCCGATTTCGTGGTGACGGGCTCGTGGTCGCAAAAGTCGTTCAGCGAGGCGAAGAAGTACGGCACGCCGCATCTCGCCGCGACCGGCAAGACCGACGCCGGCTACACGCGCGCGCCGGCCCGTGCCGAATGGCAGCTGTCGGACGATCCCGCCTACGTGCACCTGTGCACGAACGAGACGATCGACGGCGTCGAGACGTTCGAGATTCCGGATCTCGGCGACGTGCCGCTCGTCGCGGACGTGTCGTCGCACATCCTGTCGCGCCCGATGGACGTCGCGAAGTACGGCGTGCTGTTCGGCGGCGCGCAGAAGAACATCGGGATGGCGGGCGTCACGCTCGTGATCGTTCGCGAGGACCTGCTCGATCGCGCGCTGTCGATCTGTCCGTCCGCATTCGAATGGAAGACGGTCGCCGCGAACAACTCGCTGTACAACACGCCGCCGACCTACGCGATCTACATCGCGGGCCTCGTGTTCCAGTGGCTGAAGCGGCAGGGCGGCCTGAAGGCGATCGAGGCCCGCAACATCGAGAAGGCGAAGCTGCTCTACGACACGATCGACGCGAGCAGCTTCTATTTGAACAAGGTCGAGCCGGCGGCGCGTTCGCGGATGAACGTGCCCTTTTTCCTGGCCGACGAAACGCGCAACGAAGACTTCCTTGCCGGCGCAAAGGCGCGCGGGCTGCTGCAGCTGAAGGGCCACAAGTCCGTCGGCGGCATGCGGGCGTCGATCTACAACGCGGTGCCGCTCGAGGGCGTGAAGGCGCTCGTCGAGTATATGAAGGATTTCGAGCAGCACCGCGCCTGA
- a CDS encoding UDP-glucose dehydrogenase family protein, which yields MKITIIGTGYVGLVTGSCLAEIGHDVFCLDVDPRKIDILNNGGMPIHEPGLLDIIARNRAAGRLRFSTDVEASVAHGEIQFIAVGTPPDEDGSADLQYVLEAARNIGRHMTGFKVIVDKSTVPVGTAQRVRGVVDEALAARGLAGSVAHRFSVVSNPEFLKEGAAVEDFMRPDRIIIGVDGDETGEIAREKMKKLYAPFNRNHERTIYMDVRSAEFAKYAANAMLATRISFMNEMSNLADKVGADIEAVRRGIGSDPRIGYHFLYAGVGYGGSCFPKDVQALIRTASENGQPLRILEAVEEANHAQKAVLLGKIEHRFGADLTGREFAVWGLAFKPNTDDMREAPSRRLIAELLERGATVRAYDPVAIDEARRVFALDLGAGSDALSRLHFVDTQDVAVTGADALVIVTEWKEFRSPDFNRLKAELKAPVIFDGRNLYEPEAMAELGIDYYAIGRPHVDPQAGSRG from the coding sequence ATGAAAATCACCATCATCGGCACCGGTTACGTCGGTCTCGTCACGGGTTCCTGCCTGGCTGAGATCGGCCACGACGTCTTCTGCCTCGACGTCGATCCGCGCAAGATCGACATCCTGAACAACGGCGGCATGCCGATTCACGAACCCGGCCTGCTGGACATCATCGCCCGCAACCGCGCGGCCGGGCGCCTGCGCTTCTCGACCGACGTCGAGGCGAGCGTCGCGCACGGCGAGATCCAGTTCATCGCGGTCGGCACGCCGCCCGACGAGGACGGCTCGGCCGACCTGCAATACGTGCTCGAAGCGGCGCGCAACATCGGTCGCCACATGACCGGCTTCAAGGTGATCGTCGACAAGTCGACCGTGCCGGTCGGCACCGCGCAGCGCGTGCGCGGCGTGGTCGACGAGGCGCTGGCCGCACGCGGCCTGGCGGGCAGCGTCGCGCACCGGTTCTCGGTCGTGTCGAATCCCGAATTCCTGAAGGAAGGCGCGGCGGTCGAGGACTTCATGCGTCCGGATCGGATCATCATCGGCGTCGACGGCGACGAGACGGGCGAGATCGCGCGCGAGAAGATGAAGAAGCTCTACGCGCCGTTCAACCGCAACCACGAGCGCACGATCTATATGGACGTGCGTTCGGCGGAATTCGCGAAGTACGCGGCGAACGCGATGCTCGCGACGCGCATCTCGTTCATGAACGAGATGTCGAACCTGGCCGACAAGGTCGGCGCCGACATCGAGGCCGTGCGCCGCGGGATCGGCTCCGATCCGCGCATCGGCTATCACTTCCTGTATGCGGGCGTCGGCTACGGCGGCTCGTGCTTCCCGAAGGACGTGCAGGCGCTGATCCGCACCGCGAGCGAAAACGGCCAGCCGCTGCGCATTCTCGAGGCAGTCGAGGAGGCGAACCACGCGCAGAAGGCCGTGCTGCTCGGCAAGATCGAGCACCGCTTCGGCGCGGATCTGACCGGCCGCGAGTTCGCGGTCTGGGGCCTCGCGTTCAAGCCGAACACCGACGACATGCGCGAGGCGCCGAGCCGCCGCCTGATCGCCGAGCTGCTCGAGCGCGGCGCGACGGTGCGCGCATACGATCCGGTCGCGATCGACGAGGCGCGCCGCGTGTTCGCGCTGGATCTCGGCGCGGGTTCGGACGCGCTGTCGCGCCTGCACTTCGTCGACACGCAGGACGTGGCGGTGACGGGCGCGGACGCGCTCGTGATCGTGACCGAATGGAAGGAATTCAGGAGCCCCGACTTCAACCGGCTCAAGGCGGAGCTGAAGGCGCCGGTGATTTTCGACGGCCGCAACCTGTACGAGCCGGAAGCGATGGCCGAGCTCGGCATCGATTACTACGCGATCGGACGCCCCCATGTCGACCCCCAGGCTGGCTCCCGTGGATGA
- the rpsA gene encoding 30S ribosomal protein S1, translating into MSDLQTSNPNTESFAALFEESLTRQDMRAGEVISAEVVRVDHNFVVVNAGLKSEAYIPIEEFLNDQGEVEVQAGDFVSVAIDALENGYGDTILSRDKAKRLASWLSLEKALDNNELVTGTITGKVKGGMTVMVNGIRAFLPGSLVDTRPVKDTTPYEGKTLEFRVIKLDRKRNNVVLSRRAVIEATQGEERAKLLETLKEGAIVNGVVKNITDYGAFVDLGGIDGLLHITDIAWRRVRHPSEVLSVGQEVTAKILKFDQEKNRVSLGIKQLGDDPWEGISRRYPSGTRLFGKVTNITDYGAFVEVESGIEGLVHVSEMDWTNKNVAPSKVVQLGDEVEVMVLEIDEDRRRISLGMKQCKPNPWDDFSRNFKKGDKITGAIKSITDFGVFIGLPGGIDGLVHLSDLSWSEAGEEAVRKYKKGDEVEAIVLGIDVEKERISLGIKQLEGDPFSNYVAMNDKGSIVDGVVKSVDAKGAVITLTGDIEGYLRASEISQDRVEDARNVLKEGDKVNAMVINIDRKSRGINLSIKAKDSAEQQEAIRGLQADTSSAATGTTNLGALLKAKLDGQNQ; encoded by the coding sequence ATGTCCGACCTGCAAACCTCCAACCCGAATACCGAATCCTTTGCGGCTCTGTTCGAAGAGTCGCTGACCCGCCAAGACATGCGCGCCGGCGAAGTGATCTCCGCCGAAGTCGTGCGCGTCGACCACAACTTCGTGGTCGTCAATGCAGGCCTGAAGTCCGAGGCTTACATTCCGATCGAGGAATTCCTGAACGATCAGGGCGAGGTTGAGGTGCAGGCGGGCGATTTCGTGTCCGTCGCGATCGACGCGCTCGAAAACGGCTACGGCGACACGATCCTGTCGCGCGACAAGGCGAAGCGCCTTGCATCGTGGCTGTCGCTGGAAAAGGCACTCGACAACAACGAACTCGTCACCGGCACGATCACCGGCAAGGTGAAGGGCGGCATGACCGTGATGGTCAACGGCATCCGCGCGTTCCTGCCGGGTTCGCTGGTCGACACCCGTCCGGTCAAGGACACGACCCCGTACGAAGGCAAGACGCTCGAATTCCGCGTCATCAAGCTCGACCGCAAGCGCAACAACGTCGTGCTGTCGCGCCGCGCAGTGATCGAAGCGACCCAGGGCGAAGAGCGCGCGAAGCTGCTCGAGACGCTGAAGGAAGGCGCGATCGTCAACGGCGTGGTCAAGAACATCACCGACTACGGCGCGTTCGTGGACCTCGGCGGCATCGACGGCCTGCTGCACATCACCGACATCGCATGGCGCCGCGTGCGTCACCCGAGCGAAGTCCTGTCGGTTGGCCAGGAAGTCACCGCGAAGATCCTCAAGTTCGACCAGGAGAAGAACCGCGTCTCGCTGGGCATCAAGCAGCTGGGCGACGATCCGTGGGAAGGCATCTCGCGCCGCTACCCGTCGGGCACCCGCCTGTTCGGCAAGGTCACGAACATCACCGACTACGGCGCATTCGTCGAAGTGGAATCGGGCATCGAAGGCCTGGTCCACGTGTCGGAAATGGACTGGACGAACAAGAACGTCGCTCCGTCGAAGGTTGTCCAGCTGGGCGACGAAGTCGAAGTCATGGTCCTCGAGATCGACGAAGACCGTCGTCGTATCAGCCTCGGCATGAAGCAGTGCAAGCCGAATCCGTGGGATGACTTCAGCCGCAACTTCAAGAAGGGCGACAAGATCACGGGCGCGATCAAGTCGATCACCGACTTCGGCGTGTTCATCGGTCTGCCGGGCGGCATCGACGGCCTGGTCCACCTGTCGGACCTGTCGTGGAGCGAAGCTGGCGAAGAAGCGGTTCGCAAGTACAAGAAGGGCGACGAAGTCGAGGCAATCGTGCTCGGCATCGACGTCGAGAAGGAGCGCATTTCGCTCGGCATCAAGCAGCTCGAAGGCGACCCGTTCAGCAACTACGTTGCAATGAACGACAAGGGCTCGATCGTTGACGGCGTGGTGAAGTCGGTCGACGCGAAGGGCGCGGTCATCACGCTGACGGGCGACATCGAAGGCTACCTGCGTGCGTCGGAAATCTCGCAGGATCGCGTCGAAGATGCACGCAACGTGCTGAAGGAAGGCGACAAGGTCAACGCGATGGTGATCAACATCGATCGCAAGTCGCGCGGCATCAACCTGTCGATCAAGGCGAAGGATTCGGCCGAGCAGCAGGAAGCGATCCGCGGCCTGCAAGCCGACACCAGCTCTGCCGCGACGGGCACGACCAACCTCGGCGCGCTGCTGAAGGCCAAGCTCGACGGCCAGAACCAGTAA
- the aroA gene encoding 3-phosphoshikimate 1-carboxyvinyltransferase produces the protein MEYLDLGPYSSASGTVRLPGSKSISNRVLLLAALAESETTITNLLDSDDTRVMLDALGKLGVRLARDGDTCVVTGTRGAFTARTADLFLGNAGTAVRPLTAALAVNGGDYRVHGVPRMHERPIGDLVDGLRQIGAQIDYEQNEGFPPLRIKPASIKVDAPIVVRGDVSSQFLTALLMTLPLVKAPDGRIVVEVDGELISKPYIEITIKLMARFGVSVERDGWQRFVVPAGVRYKSPGRIMVEGDASSASYFLAAGVLGGGPLRVEGVGRASIQGDVGFANALMQMGANVTMGDDWIEVRGIGHDHGKLEAIDMDFNLIPDAAMTIAVAALFADGPSTLRNIASWRVKETDRIAAMATELRKVGATVEEGPDYLVVTPPEKLTPNAAIDTYDDHRMAMCFSLVSLGGVPVRINDPKCVGKTFPDYFDRFTALAKA, from the coding sequence ATGGAATATCTCGATCTCGGCCCGTACTCCAGCGCATCGGGCACCGTGCGCCTGCCCGGCTCGAAGAGCATCTCGAATCGCGTGCTGCTGCTCGCGGCGCTCGCCGAAAGCGAAACGACGATCACCAATCTGCTCGATTCCGACGACACGCGCGTGATGCTCGATGCGCTCGGCAAGCTCGGCGTACGGCTCGCGCGCGACGGCGACACCTGCGTCGTCACCGGCACGCGCGGCGCGTTTACCGCGAGGACGGCCGACCTGTTCCTCGGCAACGCGGGCACTGCGGTGCGGCCGCTCACGGCGGCGCTGGCGGTCAACGGCGGCGACTATCGCGTGCACGGCGTGCCGCGCATGCACGAGCGGCCGATCGGCGATCTCGTCGACGGCCTGCGGCAGATCGGCGCGCAGATCGACTACGAGCAGAACGAAGGCTTCCCGCCGCTGCGCATCAAACCGGCGTCGATCAAGGTCGACGCGCCGATCGTCGTGCGCGGCGACGTGTCGAGCCAGTTCCTGACCGCGCTGCTGATGACGCTGCCGCTCGTGAAGGCGCCGGACGGCCGGATCGTCGTCGAGGTCGACGGCGAACTGATCTCGAAGCCGTACATCGAGATCACGATCAAGCTGATGGCGCGCTTCGGCGTGAGCGTCGAGCGCGACGGCTGGCAGCGCTTCGTCGTGCCGGCCGGCGTCCGCTACAAGTCGCCGGGACGGATCATGGTCGAGGGCGACGCGTCGTCGGCGTCGTACTTCCTCGCGGCCGGCGTGCTCGGCGGCGGCCCGCTGCGCGTCGAGGGCGTGGGGCGCGCGAGCATCCAGGGCGATGTCGGTTTCGCCAATGCGCTGATGCAGATGGGCGCGAACGTGACGATGGGCGACGACTGGATCGAGGTGCGCGGCATCGGCCACGACCACGGCAAGCTCGAAGCGATCGACATGGATTTCAACCTGATTCCCGACGCGGCGATGACGATCGCGGTCGCGGCGCTGTTCGCCGACGGCCCGAGCACGCTGCGCAACATCGCGAGCTGGCGCGTGAAGGAGACGGATCGCATCGCGGCGATGGCGACCGAGCTGCGCAAGGTCGGCGCGACCGTCGAGGAAGGGCCGGACTACCTGGTCGTCACGCCGCCGGAAAAGCTCACGCCGAACGCGGCGATCGACACGTACGACGATCACCGGATGGCGATGTGCTTCTCGCTCGTGAGCCTGGGCGGCGTGCCGGTGCGCATCAACGATCCGAAGTGCGTCGGCAAGACGTTCCCCGACTATTTCGACCGCTTCACCGCGCTCGCGAAAGCCTGA
- a CDS encoding prephenate dehydrogenase: MSGFAFNKLVIFGVGLIGGSLARALRERAPGGAGEIVGVGRSPASVERAVSLGVIDRAAALDDDAQLRDALAGADLVLLAAPVAQTGPLLARIAPWLDDATIVTDAGSTKSDVVAAARDALGARLAQFVPGHPIAGRESSGVEAALPDLYVGRNVVLCPLPENPAASVARIDAMWRATGADVRTMSAQQHDRVFASVSHLPHVLSFALVEQILGEADAELKFSYAAGGFRDFTRIAASSPEMWRDICVANRAALLDELDGYTRVLERLRAAIDAGDGAALETVFARSRAARSAWQERGGKHAPGEPAPGQPAQTIRK, encoded by the coding sequence GTGTCAGGCTTTGCATTCAACAAACTGGTCATCTTCGGCGTCGGCCTGATCGGCGGATCGCTGGCCCGTGCGCTGCGCGAGCGCGCGCCGGGCGGCGCGGGCGAGATCGTCGGCGTCGGTCGCTCGCCGGCGTCGGTCGAGCGGGCGGTGTCGCTCGGCGTGATCGATCGCGCCGCGGCGCTCGACGACGATGCGCAATTGCGCGACGCGCTCGCCGGCGCCGATCTGGTGCTGCTGGCCGCGCCGGTCGCGCAGACGGGCCCGCTGCTCGCGCGCATCGCGCCGTGGCTCGACGATGCGACGATCGTCACCGACGCGGGCAGCACCAAATCGGACGTGGTGGCCGCCGCGCGCGACGCGCTCGGTGCGCGCCTCGCGCAGTTCGTGCCCGGGCATCCGATCGCCGGGCGGGAATCGAGCGGCGTCGAGGCGGCGCTGCCGGACCTGTACGTCGGCCGCAACGTCGTGCTGTGCCCGCTGCCGGAAAATCCGGCGGCGTCGGTCGCGCGGATCGACGCGATGTGGCGAGCGACCGGCGCCGACGTGCGGACGATGAGCGCGCAGCAGCACGATCGCGTGTTCGCGTCGGTGAGCCATCTGCCGCACGTGCTGTCGTTCGCGCTCGTCGAGCAGATCCTCGGCGAGGCGGACGCGGAACTGAAATTCTCGTATGCGGCGGGCGGGTTCCGCGATTTCACGCGCATCGCCGCATCGAGCCCCGAAATGTGGCGCGACATCTGCGTCGCGAACCGCGCCGCGCTGCTCGACGAGCTCGACGGCTACACGCGCGTGCTCGAACGGCTGCGGGCCGCGATCGACGCCGGCGACGGCGCGGCGCTCGAAACCGTGTTCGCGCGTTCGCGCGCCGCGCGCTCGGCGTGGCAGGAGCGCGGCGGCAAGCACGCGCCCGGCGAGCCGGCCCCCGGACAGCCAGCCCAAACGATCAGGAAATAA
- a CDS encoding LapA family protein — MKFIVWLIRVLVFVLLLVLALANTQTATLNFLAGYAWQAPLILIGLAFFGVGLIAGLLSAVPAIFRMRVENGRLKRDLRAARETPAVIDQPPMPPVI; from the coding sequence ATGAAATTTATCGTCTGGCTGATCCGGGTATTGGTGTTCGTGCTGTTGCTGGTGCTCGCGCTGGCCAATACGCAAACCGCGACGCTGAATTTCCTCGCCGGCTACGCATGGCAAGCTCCGCTGATCCTGATCGGCCTCGCGTTCTTCGGCGTCGGGCTGATTGCCGGCCTGCTGTCCGCGGTGCCCGCGATCTTCCGCATGCGCGTCGAGAACGGGCGCCTGAAGCGCGATCTGCGCGCGGCGCGCGAAACTCCGGCCGTCATCGACCAACCGCCGATGCCGCCGGTCATTTAA